A region of Pseudomonas sp. Marseille-Q3773 DNA encodes the following proteins:
- a CDS encoding ABC transporter substrate-binding protein: MISILRRGLLVLLAAFPLMAMAAQSPHDVVQSTTTELLGELKANKEQYKTNPQAFYDTLDRILAPVVDADGISRSIMTVKYSRKATPEQMQRFQENFKRSLFQFYGNALLEYNNQGIVVDPAKADDGKRASVGMKVTGNNGAVYPVQYTLENIGGQWKVRNVIVNGINIGKLFRDQFADAMQRNGGDLDKTIDGWAGEVAKAKQAADNSPEKTVK, from the coding sequence ATGATTTCGATCCTGCGACGTGGCCTGCTGGTCCTGCTGGCGGCCTTCCCCCTGATGGCAATGGCCGCGCAGTCGCCGCACGACGTGGTGCAGAGCACCACCACCGAGCTGCTGGGTGAGCTCAAGGCCAACAAGGAGCAGTACAAGACCAACCCGCAAGCTTTCTACGACACCCTTGACCGGATCCTCGCGCCCGTGGTCGATGCCGACGGTATTTCCCGCAGCATCATGACCGTCAAGTACTCGCGCAAGGCCACCCCAGAGCAGATGCAGCGCTTCCAGGAAAACTTCAAACGCAGCCTGTTCCAGTTCTACGGTAACGCGCTGCTGGAGTACAACAACCAGGGTATCGTCGTGGACCCGGCCAAGGCCGATGACGGCAAGCGCGCCTCGGTAGGCATGAAGGTCACCGGCAACAATGGTGCCGTTTACCCGGTGCAGTACACCCTGGAAAACATCGGCGGCCAATGGAAGGTGCGTAACGTGATCGTCAATGGCATCAACATCGGCAAGCTGTTCCGCGACCAGTTTGCCGACGCCATGCAGCGCAACGGCGGCGACCTGGACAAGACCATCGACGGCTGGGCCGGTGAAGTGGCCAAGGCCAAGCAGGCCGCCGACAATTCGCCAGAGAAGACCGTGAAATGA
- the hisG gene encoding ATP phosphoribosyltransferase, translated as MLTIALSKGRILDDTLPLLAEAGIVPTENPDKSRKLIIPTTQDDVRLLIVRATDVPTYVEHGAADLGVAGKDVLMEYGGQGLYEPLDLQIARCKLMTAGVVGAPEPKGRLRVATKFVNVAKRYYAEQGRQVDIIKLYGSMELAPLINLADKIIDVVDTGNTLRANGLEPQELIATISSRLVVNKASMKMQHARIQSLIDTLRGAVESRHRG; from the coding sequence ATGTTGACCATCGCGCTTTCCAAAGGCCGTATTCTCGACGATACCCTGCCGCTGCTGGCGGAAGCCGGTATCGTGCCGACCGAGAACCCGGACAAGAGTCGCAAACTGATCATCCCCACCACGCAGGACGATGTGCGCCTGCTGATCGTGCGTGCCACCGACGTGCCGACCTATGTCGAGCATGGTGCCGCCGACCTGGGCGTGGCCGGCAAGGACGTGCTGATGGAGTACGGCGGCCAGGGCCTGTACGAGCCCCTGGACCTGCAGATTGCCCGTTGCAAGCTGATGACCGCTGGCGTGGTCGGCGCACCCGAGCCCAAGGGCCGTCTGCGCGTGGCTACCAAGTTCGTCAACGTAGCCAAGCGCTACTACGCCGAACAGGGGCGCCAGGTCGACATCATCAAGCTGTATGGCTCGATGGAGCTGGCGCCGCTGATCAACCTCGCCGACAAGATCATCGACGTGGTCGACACCGGCAACACCCTGCGTGCCAACGGCCTGGAACCGCAGGAGCTGATCGCCACGATCAGCTCGCGCCTGGTGGTCAACAAGGCCTCCATGAAAATGCAGCACGCCCGTATCCAGAGCCTGATCGACACGCTGCGCGGAGCAGTCGAATCGCGACACCGCGGCTGA
- the hisD gene encoding histidinol dehydrogenase, whose protein sequence is MTVSTAIARLNAADPDFARHLDHLLSWESVSDDAVNQRVLDIIKAVRERGDAALVEFTQRFDGVDAKSIDDLILKRDRLELALTRITPAQREALEKAANRVRLYHERQKQDSWQYTEADGTVLGQKVTPLDRAGLYVPGGKASYPSSVLMNAIPAKVAGVAEVVMVVPTPRGEVNELVLAAACIAGVDRVFTVGGAQAVAALAYGTESVPQVDKIVGPGNIYVATAKRHVFGQVGIDMIAGPSEILVVCDGQTDPDWIAMDLFSQAEHDEDAQAILVSPDAAFLDRVAASIDKLLPTMERAAIIEKSINGRGALIQVRDMQQAIEVANRIAPEHLELSVADPQAWLPHIRHAGAVFMGRHTSEALGDYCAGPNHVLPTSGTARFSSPLGVYDFQKRSSIIFCSEQGASELGHTASVLARGESLTAHARSAEYRILTQEKGN, encoded by the coding sequence ATGACCGTGTCCACTGCAATCGCCCGTCTCAACGCTGCTGATCCGGATTTCGCCCGACATCTGGATCATCTGCTGAGCTGGGAAAGTGTGTCCGATGACGCGGTCAACCAACGCGTGCTCGATATCATCAAGGCAGTGCGCGAGCGCGGCGATGCGGCGCTGGTGGAGTTCACCCAGCGTTTCGATGGTGTGGATGCCAAGTCGATCGACGACCTGATCCTCAAGCGCGACCGCCTGGAACTGGCCCTGACCCGTATTACCCCAGCCCAGCGCGAAGCCCTGGAAAAGGCCGCCAACCGTGTGCGCCTGTACCACGAGCGGCAGAAGCAGGACTCCTGGCAGTACACCGAAGCCGACGGCACCGTGCTCGGTCAGAAGGTCACCCCGCTGGACCGCGCCGGTCTGTACGTGCCGGGCGGCAAGGCGTCGTACCCGTCGTCGGTGCTGATGAATGCCATCCCGGCCAAGGTTGCCGGCGTGGCCGAAGTGGTCATGGTGGTGCCGACCCCGCGTGGCGAGGTCAACGAGCTGGTGCTGGCGGCAGCCTGCATCGCCGGTGTCGACCGGGTATTCACCGTTGGTGGCGCCCAGGCCGTCGCCGCGCTGGCCTACGGTACTGAGAGCGTGCCGCAGGTGGACAAGATCGTCGGCCCGGGCAACATCTACGTCGCCACCGCCAAACGCCACGTGTTCGGCCAGGTGGGCATCGACATGATCGCCGGCCCGTCGGAAATCCTCGTGGTGTGCGACGGCCAGACCGACCCGGACTGGATCGCCATGGACCTGTTCTCCCAGGCCGAGCACGACGAAGACGCCCAGGCGATTCTGGTCAGCCCGGATGCCGCGTTCCTCGACCGTGTTGCCGCCAGCATCGACAAGTTGCTGCCGACCATGGAGCGTGCCGCGATCATCGAAAAATCGATCAATGGCCGTGGTGCGCTGATCCAGGTACGCGACATGCAGCAGGCCATCGAAGTGGCCAACCGCATCGCACCGGAGCACCTGGAGCTGTCGGTAGCCGACCCGCAGGCTTGGTTGCCGCACATCCGCCACGCGGGCGCGGTCTTCATGGGTCGCCACACCAGCGAAGCGCTCGGCGACTACTGCGCCGGCCCCAACCACGTGCTGCCCACTTCCGGTACCGCGCGGTTCTCGTCGCCATTGGGGGTATATGACTTCCAGAAGCGTTCGTCGATCATCTTCTGCTCCGAGCAGGGCGCGTCCGAACTGGGCCATACCGCCTCGGTCCTGGCCCGTGGCGAGTCGCTGACCGCCCACGCCCGTAGCGCTGAATACCGTATCCTGACCCAAGAGAAGGGGAACTGA
- the mlaE gene encoding lipid asymmetry maintenance ABC transporter permease subunit MlaE encodes MRRKSLLERVRLLGRSAIDVLAVLGRSCLFLFHALVGRGGIGGGLQLLTRQLYSVGVLSLAIIVVSGVFIGMVLALQGYSILTKYGSEQAVGQMVALTLLRELGPVVTALLFAGRAGSALTAEIGNMKSTEQLSSLEMIGVDPLKYIVAPRLWAGFISLPLLALIFSVVGIWGGSWVAVDWLGVYEGSFWANMQNSVSFTDDVLNGLVKSLVFAFVTTWIAVFQGYDCEPTSEGISRATTKTVVYASLAVLGLDFILTALMFGDF; translated from the coding sequence ATGCGCAGAAAATCCTTACTCGAACGTGTGCGCCTGCTCGGGCGTTCGGCAATCGACGTGCTGGCGGTGCTGGGGCGTTCCTGCCTGTTCCTGTTCCATGCCCTGGTCGGCCGCGGCGGCATCGGTGGCGGCCTCCAGCTGCTGACCCGGCAGCTGTACTCGGTAGGCGTGTTGTCGCTGGCGATCATCGTCGTGTCCGGCGTGTTCATCGGCATGGTGCTGGCACTGCAGGGCTACAGCATCCTGACCAAGTACGGTTCGGAGCAGGCGGTGGGGCAGATGGTTGCCCTGACCCTGCTGCGTGAGCTCGGCCCGGTAGTGACCGCCTTGCTGTTCGCCGGCCGTGCCGGTTCCGCGCTGACCGCTGAAATCGGCAACATGAAGTCGACCGAGCAGCTGTCGAGCCTGGAAATGATCGGCGTTGACCCGCTCAAGTACATCGTCGCACCGCGCCTGTGGGCCGGTTTCATCTCGCTGCCGTTGCTGGCGCTGATCTTCAGCGTGGTCGGCATCTGGGGTGGCTCGTGGGTCGCCGTGGACTGGCTGGGCGTCTACGAGGGCTCGTTCTGGGCCAACATGCAGAACAGTGTTTCGTTCACCGACGACGTGCTCAACGGGCTGGTCAAGAGCCTGGTATTTGCCTTCGTCACGACCTGGATCGCCGTATTCCAGGGGTACGACTGTGAGCCCACCTCAGAAGGGATCAGCCGTGCCACCACCAAGACCGTGGTCTATGCCTCGTTGGCAGTGCTGGGTCTGGACTTTATTCTGACCGCCTTGATGTTTGGAGATTTCTGA
- a CDS encoding BolA family protein yields MQAVEVKSFLEEKLPGSRVEVEGEGCNFQLNVISDELAGLSPVKRQQAIYAHLNPWIANGSIHAVTMKFFSSAAWAERT; encoded by the coding sequence ATGCAGGCCGTAGAAGTTAAAAGCTTCCTTGAAGAGAAATTGCCGGGTTCCCGGGTCGAAGTTGAAGGCGAAGGCTGCAACTTCCAGTTGAACGTGATCAGCGACGAGTTGGCTGGCCTGAGCCCGGTCAAACGCCAGCAGGCGATCTATGCTCACCTGAATCCGTGGATCGCCAATGGCAGCATCCATGCGGTAACCATGAAATTTTTCAGCAGCGCAGCCTGGGCTGAGCGCACCTGA
- the mlaD gene encoding outer membrane lipid asymmetry maintenance protein MlaD, whose protein sequence is MQNRTLEIGVGLFLLAGILALLLLALRVSGLSASPSSDTYKVYAYFDNIAGLTVRAKVTMAGVTIGKVTAIDLDRDSYTGRVTLQLDKSVDNLPVDSTASILTAGLLGEKYIGISVGGEEQVLKDGATIHDTQSALVLEDLIGKFLLNSVGKEPKEAQPAN, encoded by the coding sequence ATGCAAAACCGCACCCTGGAAATCGGTGTCGGCCTGTTCCTCCTGGCCGGGATCCTGGCGTTGCTGCTGCTGGCCCTGCGTGTCAGCGGCCTGTCGGCCAGCCCGAGCAGCGATACCTATAAAGTTTATGCGTACTTCGACAATATCGCCGGTTTGACGGTCAGAGCTAAAGTGACCATGGCCGGTGTGACCATCGGCAAGGTGACCGCCATCGACCTGGATCGTGATTCCTACACCGGTCGGGTGACGTTGCAGCTGGACAAGTCGGTGGACAACCTGCCGGTCGACTCCACTGCCTCGATCCTGACTGCCGGGCTGCTGGGCGAGAAGTACATCGGCATCAGCGTGGGTGGTGAAGAACAGGTGCTCAAGGATGGCGCAACCATCCATGACACCCAGTCGGCGCTGGTGCTGGAAGATCTGATTGGCAAGTTCCTGCTCAACTCCGTTGGCAAGGAACCGAAAGAAGCGCAACCGGCTAATTGA
- the murA gene encoding UDP-N-acetylglucosamine 1-carboxyvinyltransferase, whose translation MDKLIITGGARLDGEIRISGAKNAALPILAATLLADGPVTVGNLPHLHDITTMIELFGRMGIEPVIDEKLAVEIDPRTIKTLVAPYELVKTMRASILVLGPMVARFGEAEVALPGGCAIGSRPVDLHIRGLEAMGAKIEVEGGYIKAKAPEGGLRGAHFFFDTVSVTGTENIMMAAALAKGRSVLQNAAREPEVVDLANFINAMGGKIQGAGTDTIVIDGVERLASASYRVMPDRIETGTYLVAAAVTGGRVKVKDTDPTILEAVLEKLKEAGADINTGEDWIELDMHGKRPKAVNLRTAPYPAFPTDMQAQFISLNAIAEGTGAVIETIFENRFMHVYEMHRMGAQIQVEGNTAIVTGVKALKGAPVMATDLRASASLVLSALVAEGDTLIDRIYHIDRGYECIEEKLQMLGAKIRRVPG comes from the coding sequence ATGGACAAACTGATTATTACTGGCGGCGCTCGCCTTGATGGCGAGATCCGCATTTCGGGCGCGAAGAACGCAGCCCTGCCGATCCTGGCGGCGACCCTGCTGGCTGACGGCCCGGTCACCGTAGGCAACCTGCCACACCTGCACGACATCACTACCATGATCGAGCTGTTCGGGCGCATGGGCATCGAGCCGGTGATCGACGAAAAGCTGGCGGTCGAGATCGACCCGCGCACCATCAAGACCCTGGTCGCGCCGTACGAACTGGTCAAGACCATGCGCGCCTCGATCCTGGTACTGGGCCCGATGGTCGCCCGCTTCGGCGAGGCCGAGGTGGCCCTGCCGGGCGGTTGCGCCATCGGCTCGCGGCCGGTCGACCTGCACATCCGTGGCCTCGAAGCCATGGGCGCGAAGATCGAAGTGGAAGGCGGCTACATCAAGGCCAAGGCGCCTGAAGGTGGCCTGCGCGGTGCGCACTTCTTCTTCGACACCGTCAGCGTGACCGGTACCGAGAACATCATGATGGCCGCGGCCCTGGCCAAGGGCCGCAGCGTGCTGCAGAACGCCGCGCGCGAGCCGGAAGTGGTCGACCTGGCCAACTTCATCAACGCCATGGGCGGCAAGATCCAGGGCGCCGGTACCGACACCATCGTCATCGATGGCGTCGAGCGCCTGGCTTCGGCCAGCTATCGGGTGATGCCGGACCGTATCGAGACCGGTACCTACCTGGTTGCCGCTGCCGTGACCGGTGGCCGCGTCAAGGTCAAGGACACCGATCCGACCATCCTCGAAGCGGTCCTGGAAAAGCTCAAGGAAGCCGGCGCCGACATCAATACCGGCGAAGACTGGATCGAGCTGGATATGCATGGCAAGCGGCCGAAAGCCGTCAACCTGCGTACCGCCCCGTACCCGGCATTCCCGACCGACATGCAGGCGCAGTTCATCTCGCTCAACGCCATTGCCGAAGGCACCGGCGCCGTGATCGAGACGATCTTCGAAAACCGTTTCATGCACGTCTACGAAATGCACCGCATGGGCGCGCAGATCCAGGTCGAAGGCAACACCGCGATCGTCACCGGCGTCAAAGCGCTCAAGGGCGCCCCGGTCATGGCCACCGACCTGCGTGCGTCGGCCAGCTTGGTGCTGTCGGCACTGGTTGCCGAAGGCGATACCCTGATCGATCGCATCTACCACATCGACCGTGGTTACGAGTGCATCGAAGAGAAACTGCAGATGCTGGGCGCGAAGATCCGTCGCGTACCGGGCTAG
- a CDS encoding STAS domain-containing protein: MSEAAVSMAEPGVLHLAGVLDYRSGPALRKQGKALIGACREAQLVLDCSAVQRSTSVGLSLLLAFVRDAQAAGKGCQVRNMPDDMREIAEVYDLDEVLAT; encoded by the coding sequence ATGAGTGAGGCCGCTGTTAGCATGGCCGAGCCGGGCGTACTGCACCTGGCCGGTGTGCTGGACTACCGCAGCGGGCCGGCCCTGCGCAAGCAGGGCAAGGCGCTGATCGGCGCCTGCCGCGAGGCACAGCTGGTGCTCGATTGCTCGGCGGTGCAGCGATCCACCAGTGTCGGCCTGTCCTTGCTGCTGGCCTTCGTGCGTGATGCCCAGGCCGCCGGCAAGGGCTGCCAGGTGCGCAACATGCCTGACGACATGCGCGAAATTGCCGAGGTCTATGACCTCGACGAAGTACTGGCAACCTGA
- the hisC gene encoding histidinol-phosphate transaminase, whose protein sequence is MSRFWSPFVKDLVPYVPGEQPKLARLVKLNTNENPYGPSPKALEAMRGELNDNLRLYPDPNSDRLKQAVAEYYDVTPAQVFVGNGSDEGLAHIFHGLFQHARGPLLFPDVSYSFYPVYCGLYGIPFEQVALDEQFQIRVADYNKPNAGIIFPNPNAPTGCLLPLQAIEQLLQANRDSVVVVDEAYIDFGGETAISLVDRYDNLLVTQTLSKSRSLAGLRVGLAVGHPDLIEALERIKNSFNSYPLDRMAIVGAAAAFEDKAYFQATCRKVIDSREALVEQLVGKGFEVLPSAANFIFARHPQQDAAQLSARLREQGVIVRHFKQERIAQFLRITIGTPEMNQALLDALS, encoded by the coding sequence ATGAGTCGATTCTGGAGCCCCTTCGTCAAGGACCTGGTGCCTTACGTACCGGGCGAGCAACCCAAGCTGGCGCGTCTGGTCAAGCTGAACACCAACGAGAACCCCTATGGCCCGTCGCCCAAGGCGCTGGAAGCCATGCGTGGCGAGCTGAACGACAACCTGCGCCTGTACCCGGACCCGAACAGTGACCGCCTGAAGCAGGCGGTGGCCGAGTACTACGACGTGACCCCGGCGCAGGTGTTCGTCGGTAACGGCTCGGACGAGGGGCTGGCGCACATCTTCCACGGCCTGTTCCAGCACGCTCGCGGGCCTTTGCTGTTTCCCGATGTCAGCTACAGCTTCTACCCGGTGTACTGTGGCCTGTATGGCATCCCGTTCGAGCAGGTGGCGCTGGATGAGCAGTTCCAGATTCGCGTTGCCGACTACAACAAACCCAACGCCGGGATCATTTTCCCCAACCCTAACGCGCCGACCGGCTGCCTGCTGCCGTTGCAGGCGATCGAGCAGTTGCTGCAAGCCAACCGCGACTCGGTGGTGGTGGTGGACGAAGCCTACATCGACTTCGGCGGCGAGACCGCGATCAGCCTGGTGGATCGCTACGACAACCTGCTGGTGACCCAGACCCTGTCGAAGTCACGCTCGCTCGCCGGCCTGCGGGTTGGCTTGGCAGTCGGCCACCCGGACCTGATCGAGGCGCTGGAGCGGATCAAGAACAGCTTCAACTCCTACCCGCTTGATCGCATGGCGATCGTAGGCGCTGCGGCTGCCTTCGAGGACAAGGCCTACTTCCAGGCAACCTGCCGCAAGGTGATCGACAGCCGTGAAGCGTTGGTCGAGCAGCTGGTCGGCAAGGGCTTCGAGGTATTGCCATCGGCGGCCAACTTCATCTTCGCCCGCCATCCCCAGCAGGATGCTGCACAGCTGTCGGCGCGCCTGCGCGAGCAGGGCGTGATCGTGCGTCACTTCAAGCAGGAGCGCATTGCCCAGTTCCTGCGTATCACCATTGGCACGCCGGAAATGAACCAGGCGTTGCTCGATGCGTTGAGTTGA